In Lentibacillus amyloliquefaciens, one DNA window encodes the following:
- the deoB gene encoding phosphopentomutase produces MQNFKRVFLIVMDSVGIGEAPDAKAFNDEGADTLGHIAERMDGLHMPNMAKLGLSNIREIKGIEKADAPMAYYTKMQEASNGKDTMTGHWEIMGLNIQQPFRTFPDGFPNELIKALEEKTGRKVIGNKPASGTAIIEELGKKHMDTGALIVYTSADSVLQIAAHEEIVPLDEMYKICEIARELTLDEKYMVGRVIARPFVGEPGAFQRTANRHDYALKPFGHTVMNELEDSGCDVIALGKISDIYDNEGVTEAIRTTDNEDGMTKLIDSMAKDFKGLNFLNLVDFDAKYGHRRDPEGYGKALEAFDARLPEVLNRLNADDLLIITADHGNDPVHHGTDHTREYVPLLVYHTNMNGGNELPLRETFADIGATVADNFNIQMPEHGNSFLNDIDQ; encoded by the coding sequence ATGCAAAATTTCAAGCGTGTATTTCTGATTGTTATGGATTCGGTCGGAATTGGTGAGGCACCTGATGCTAAAGCGTTTAATGATGAAGGCGCAGACACATTAGGTCATATAGCCGAGCGGATGGACGGGCTTCATATGCCGAACATGGCAAAGCTGGGATTAAGTAATATCAGAGAAATAAAAGGCATTGAAAAAGCTGATGCACCGATGGCATATTACACTAAAATGCAAGAAGCTTCCAATGGCAAAGACACAATGACAGGTCACTGGGAGATTATGGGCTTGAATATCCAGCAGCCGTTCCGTACATTTCCGGACGGTTTTCCCAATGAATTGATTAAAGCGCTGGAAGAGAAAACCGGACGAAAAGTCATCGGCAATAAACCTGCCTCGGGCACTGCAATCATTGAGGAATTGGGCAAGAAGCATATGGATACCGGTGCGTTAATTGTTTATACGTCCGCCGATTCTGTATTGCAGATAGCAGCCCATGAAGAGATTGTCCCATTGGATGAAATGTATAAAATATGTGAAATTGCCCGTGAATTAACGTTGGATGAGAAATATATGGTTGGCCGTGTCATTGCCCGTCCATTCGTTGGCGAGCCCGGTGCATTTCAGCGTACAGCTAACCGTCATGACTATGCACTTAAGCCATTTGGTCATACAGTGATGAATGAATTGGAAGATAGCGGTTGCGACGTGATTGCCCTCGGTAAAATCTCGGATATTTATGATAATGAGGGTGTTACAGAAGCTATCCGCACCACAGATAACGAAGATGGGATGACGAAATTAATTGATTCGATGGCTAAAGACTTTAAAGGGTTAAACTTCCTGAATCTTGTTGATTTTGATGCTAAATATGGCCACAGACGGGATCCTGAAGGGTATGGCAAAGCCCTTGAAGCATTTGATGCACGTTTGCCGGAAGTCTTAAATCGGCTGAACGCGGATGACTTATTGATTATTACTGCTGATCACGGCAATGATCCAGTCCATCATGGAACTGATCATACAAGGGAATACGTGCCGCTTTTGGTCTATCACACAAACATGAATGGCGGAAACGAATTGCCGTTAAGAGAAACATTTGCTGATATTGGTGCTACTGTTGCTGACAACTTCAATATCCAA